A window of Streptomyces armeniacus contains these coding sequences:
- a CDS encoding NAD-dependent epimerase/dehydratase family protein, translating to MSARGTQGTAAVVGGRGFIGGACVEALREAGWDVVVVTHNARLAARHDGYRWGDMLDPTTLGPAVEGADVVVQSANFPDYPFEKPRRRHSFLEYDGLGTERLVRAARAAGVRRYVYIAGVGVTENPVKPYFQAIRRGELAVADSGMEHVTVRPAFVYGPRDNGINRIIRACRYLPVLPLPGNGAQNHQPVYVDDVGRLVARAAEPGAPEGTFEIGGPERMTMSAMLTTALELVGRKRPVVNVPDGVARPGARLLAGLPGSLLTPNALDFMLEDFVADLEPLQKHYETRLTPFLDGLRDYLHR from the coding sequence ATGAGCGCACGTGGTACGCAAGGCACGGCCGCCGTCGTCGGCGGCCGCGGGTTCATCGGCGGCGCCTGTGTCGAGGCACTGCGCGAGGCGGGCTGGGACGTCGTTGTCGTGACGCACAACGCGCGGCTCGCGGCCCGGCACGACGGCTACCGCTGGGGCGACATGCTCGACCCCACGACCCTCGGCCCGGCCGTCGAGGGCGCCGACGTCGTGGTGCAGAGCGCGAACTTCCCCGACTACCCCTTCGAGAAGCCGCGCCGGCGGCACAGCTTCCTGGAGTACGACGGCCTGGGCACCGAGCGCCTGGTGCGCGCGGCCCGCGCGGCGGGCGTACGGCGGTACGTCTACATCGCGGGCGTCGGGGTCACGGAGAACCCGGTCAAGCCGTACTTCCAGGCGATCCGGCGCGGTGAACTCGCCGTCGCCGACTCCGGGATGGAGCACGTCACCGTGCGCCCCGCGTTCGTCTACGGGCCCCGGGACAACGGCATCAACCGGATCATCCGCGCCTGCCGCTACCTGCCCGTGCTGCCCCTGCCCGGGAACGGCGCGCAGAACCACCAGCCCGTCTACGTGGACGACGTCGGCCGTCTGGTCGCGCGCGCGGCGGAGCCGGGGGCACCGGAGGGCACGTTCGAGATCGGCGGCCCGGAGCGGATGACGATGTCGGCCATGCTGACGACCGCGCTGGAACTGGTGGGCCGCAAGCGCCCGGTCGTCAACGTCCCGGACGGCGTGGCCCGCCCCGGCGCCCGCCTGCTGGCGGGGCTGCCCGGCTCGCTCCTCACCCCGAACGCGCTGGACTTCATGCTGGAGGACTTCGTGGCCGACCTGGAGCCCCTCCAGAAGCACTACGAGACGCGGCTGACCCCGTTCCTGGACGGCCTGCGGGACTACCTGCACCGCTGA
- a CDS encoding class I SAM-dependent methyltransferase: MVKSVMQNVSDTARWVAEYRAREHARPDALFKDPYAAGLAGERGRIIAEEAKRSFGNGWFFIARTKLIDDLIATCLAEGCTRVVNLAAGFDTRPYRLDLPADLEWIEVDLPPLLQEKEQALAGETPRCRLQRVPADLADADARRDLLSRTLGGPGRTLVVTEGLLLYLEAPQVRELTSQLRSCQADWWITDIVSPTVVKMSAKAGRINNAPVVFGPPEGAAFFEQDGWKVESVSTQLSAAARWKRLSPAMRLLARLPEPDPRRPGRAPWGAVLRLGGHGSAGP; encoded by the coding sequence ATGGTGAAATCGGTGATGCAGAACGTCTCGGACACCGCACGCTGGGTGGCCGAGTACCGGGCACGGGAACACGCCCGGCCCGACGCTCTCTTCAAGGATCCGTACGCGGCCGGGCTCGCCGGCGAACGCGGCCGGATCATCGCGGAGGAGGCCAAGCGCTCCTTCGGCAACGGCTGGTTCTTCATCGCACGGACCAAGCTGATCGACGACCTGATCGCGACCTGTCTCGCGGAGGGCTGCACCCGGGTGGTCAACCTCGCCGCCGGGTTCGACACCAGGCCGTACCGGCTGGACCTCCCGGCCGACCTGGAGTGGATCGAGGTGGATCTTCCGCCGCTGCTGCAGGAGAAGGAGCAGGCACTCGCGGGGGAGACCCCGCGGTGCCGGCTGCAGCGCGTCCCGGCCGACCTCGCCGACGCCGACGCGCGACGCGATCTCCTCTCCCGTACGCTCGGCGGCCCCGGCCGCACGCTCGTCGTCACCGAGGGGCTGCTGCTGTATCTGGAGGCCCCGCAGGTACGGGAGCTCACCTCGCAGTTGCGGTCCTGCCAGGCCGACTGGTGGATCACGGACATCGTCAGCCCCACTGTGGTGAAGATGTCCGCCAAGGCGGGCCGGATCAACAACGCCCCCGTCGTCTTCGGCCCGCCCGAAGGCGCGGCGTTCTTCGAACAGGACGGCTGGAAGGTCGAGTCCGTCTCCACCCAGCTGTCCGCCGCGGCGAGGTGGAAGCGCCTCTCCCCCGCGATGCGGCTGCTGGCCAGGCTGCCCGAGCCCGATCCGCGGCGGCCCGGCCGCGCCCCGTGGGGCGCGGTGCTGCGGCTGGGGGGCCACGGCTCCGCCGGCCCGTGA
- a CDS encoding acyl carrier protein, whose product MTANTEEQAERARVHDRVVALLSEAAVVPREDIEDPRTNLREEIGLDSMDFIELVTVLERELGRRVEREQLSYVRTVGDVVDLVCALIKEHDSAGA is encoded by the coding sequence GTGACGGCGAACACCGAGGAACAGGCGGAACGCGCCCGCGTACACGACCGGGTGGTGGCCCTCCTCTCCGAGGCCGCGGTGGTGCCGCGGGAGGACATCGAGGACCCTCGCACCAATCTCCGCGAGGAGATCGGACTGGACTCGATGGACTTCATCGAGCTGGTGACGGTGCTGGAGCGGGAGCTGGGGCGGCGCGTCGAACGCGAGCAGCTGTCCTACGTGCGGACCGTCGGCGACGTCGTCGACCTGGTGTGCGCGCTCATCAAGGAGCACGACTCCGCCGGCGCCTGA